One Ranitomeya imitator isolate aRanImi1 chromosome 4, aRanImi1.pri, whole genome shotgun sequence genomic window, ttatcacccactcctggttttggcttacaaatactgatgtaaaatactgaccaaatactgacagtgtgacggcagcctaagattgTAGCTTGTAATGAAAAGTGTTCCAAAAGTGAAAATCATTGACAGGACGTGTATGTGACTCTCAGACGCCTAAATGAGGCCTATGTCTTCCAACATAATTACTTTTGTGACCTAACATACAAGTAAATATGGGAATGCATTATAGATTGATGCGGTGTCATTTGACCTCTTCCACCCTGGATATACAGTTGTTACTACCAGGGCTGTGGAGAatgaaatggaccgactcctaaaatatatactacattgggtacagtagtacagtaCAGGATGTGATGTAAGTGTTTTCATAATAATTTTGTAAAGTTATGAaatatcctataaatgtctgttccgttcctgatctaaggatcttggcttttagaTGAGACGAATCTGCGCtacattttatgtacatgctcaatagtgaccagtgctgtggagccgGAGTCGGAGGTTTGACTTACTGGCCTCACAACCCTGGTAACTACCTGTACTGCGCACCACCAAACTCCAGAAGATTCATGGATTTGACTTAATTTATATTAATATTTCCATGTGAGCAATATGTCCTGCTGCAAGGGGTTAATTACTAGCTTAGAAGTGAAATAAACTGTTACTTAATTTGCACATAAGGAACTATGCAAATTATTCCTACCCATGCCTAGGAATTAAATCGGGGTTTACATCACTTTTTAAAAACTTACCAGAAGGAAGGGATATTTATAAAATAAGGAACTAAATGGTACTTAGTCCTCCAAACCTCCGCCGCTCCAGCACAACTCTGGTTGTCTAAGTTGGCAGCAGAAGTGATGGTGTCTGGTCTGTGCAGTCGTCTGACCACTGAAGACACTTGTGTATTTCTCAACATTCCGTATTTAGTATAGAAATAGGTCCACTGAAATATTAGCCCAAACAGCAGAAATAAATATTGTGCCACCTGACAAACACAGACAAACTCAGTTATGAGTCAACTGTATTCATTAAGGGAGCCCCCATCTTCTCCACAGTGATTGATGGCAGCTGTGCATGCATGCAGTTATATAGGGGCCCATCAGTCACTGGTAAGAGGCCAGAGTGACTTACAGTAAATAGAGCTGTATTTTTATTACGTGTCGGTCAACCTTGCATTATATAAAACAGAGAAGCATGGTGTGATTGCAGATTTCCTttaggtatgttttttttttaaatttctactAAACTGATGTGTAAGATACGTGAAATGAATAAGATATAAAACGGAACAATCCACTCCTAGCttgggttaaaaaacaaaaaaatctacAGCCCTGTTGATAACACTTAATTTCCTAAACAGTCGATTGTACGTGTGTGAATGaatgaattaaattaaaaaataccttttattaattCTTAATGAAAATATGTGAGGCCAGAAAAATATAAATTCTACATAGGCTGTAATCAATATAAAAACAAGCAACCATCAGGCCACTGTATGTGGTCACCAGAATAATTCTTATTAATCTTTACAAGAGTGCAAACAATCTCTAATCATTTAACAGTTGAAGCCAATATTTACAAAAAAAGATCAACTGTCTCCCTTCTGATTCATGGAGAAAGTTAGTGCACTTgtttaataaaaggtattttttagctTAATTCATTCATTCACACACGTACAATCAACTGTTTAGAAAACTGAGTGCTATCAATTTGGCTGTAGCTTATATTGAGAGTGGTGACAGGTAGTCACATACCCATGCTACATTCTAAAAACAATGATATCCAAAAAATGCACCTTTTTCtgaatgaagaactgtgtgtgcttCTAGCTCTAAGCTGGAATGCTTATCTGATAGATGTTGTGTTTAGTTGATGATTGTAGAGGTGACATGGTTTCTCTCCTTTCAGGAACAGCTGGTCATGGTGGAGTTAACGGGAATCATTGACTCTGACATTTTAGAAAAGTGCGGCGACAAGTGCAAAATTTTGGTAAAATGCAACTTTGATAATCTAATGCAGTAGTTATTTAGTTTAACAATTTACAGAATGCACAAAAATAAGGATGAGGCTTCTCCTTTTTATGTCCCAACATATGAGCTATTTGAATGTCGGAGTATTGGTGACGATGGCAACAATGGCTTGTTTAGGAGAAACTAGGCAAACCCTCCGTTTTAGGCCACGTTCAACAAAGACTGGCTGCAGCGTATCAGAGAAAACCTACTATGAAAACATACTGGGCTACTTGTGTTCGCTAACTAGTGTGAGGCCAGTCCCCTCAGCTTGGCATCGCCTTGATTCTTTTGATTGACAGGCCTCTCCTTATATAGATGCATTGGGAGAGATCTGGCGGTCAACTAGAAAGGACTGTACAAAGGCTGCTGGAGACGGGCCTGGGATGCGGTCTTTCAGTGTAAAGCATACCTGCAATCGTGCAGCCAGACTGATTCCTGTGATTGAATCTGATGACTGGTTTCCTTTAAGTTAGTGATACAGAGCTATTTGCACTAGTGCTGGCGGAGTAGCTTGATTTGTGTAAGATTCTGGGAGAAATCAGAGATATAACCAGTTAGATATCATGTTTGCATGCAGACCACCATAACTGGTCTTTCCACTGTCCTCATGTTTATTGGCTAATTCTTTCACATAGTTTCTAAGAATAAAGAATAATTTACATATTTAAAGCAGAACGCTGATTTCTAATTTCTTTTTCCATCCAGGGAATAAATACAGAAAAGCCTTTGTTGCAAGTTGATAAATACGTGTTTGCAGGCGAGTATGAAGGTAAGGGGTTAGTGAGTTACTGTGCTGTCCTTGCCAGCTAATTAGCTTCAGTGGTCACACACTGTTTCCCTATCACCCTCTACAAAAAAAATAGTGATCAACTaaactgcagtaaataaatagtaatagtacatgcagATAACATagtgtacttagttaacactatattgattaaaaaataattaaaagccATACCAACGCGACAAGgcgtacccaatcaggatggtccctcACTTTGTGTCAGCAGGCCTCAAAATAGACAGGGGCAGAGCTGTACCCAGGTCTGACTGTTTTGTACCTGCCCATGGACAAGACGCACAGCCCAAAAAGAGTTTTCCATGTCCCCATATGTATAAAGAACCAGCCCAAATCCTCTCCAGCAGCCTTGTCACATGCTAAGGTATTGGTGTCATGTACAGTAATGCAGTGGATGTAGCTCTCGCTGTGCCCGGCGTATGCTTTTCACACCCTTTGGTACATATGCAGGAATTGTATAGAAAATATAGAAACCTACTTCTTCCTAAATAGGTGTCATTGAGTTTTTAAGTATGTTCACAAGTAGAGCCCTGCATTAGCTATTTATTACCCAGACTTGCATGTCGGCTTACAATGAAACAAGCCATCACCCGAAATATTAGGTTGTTAATATAGAAACTATGGTGTTTTATTGTCATTCTAGATGCACTGGGCACATGTGTGATCTTTGAAGAAATGCCAGATCAAGGTAAAGGCTTGGACTGAGAGTATATTACAGTGTTCTCTTCTACTATTATGAAACACTAGATAAATGATCATGTTGTTTCCACAGCGAGGCCGATCATTTTAAAGTGATTTTTATAATTGTGTCATGGCAAATCACAAAGATTTATTCGCTAATTATGGCAATATAAGACAAGGAACAAGCTACACAAGTTTTATGTGGAACCTTAATTTCAGTTGAGTTTTGATAGATTTCAAAatttccagtaatgttgcagccaaGCCACAACAGGCTGGGGGTGAACATCTGTTCAGGATAGCAAACTTCGTTATCCACTAGTAGTATTAGTGAGATAGATGCTTAATAAGAAACTTTTAATGTTCGTCCCTGAAAACCATCTGTAAGATTGGTGCCAAAATCACATCAGTTACTATTCGGTGTGTAAAGCGGCCAACACCTGCTCTGTACGAATCGGGGTCCGCTCCACATATTCATCGCGAACAACCATTGGACATGTACGGGAGAGATCTCTTAAGgggttagagcaggggtccccaactccagtcctcacggcccaccaacaggtcatgttttcaggatttcctttgcattgcacaggtgatgcaattattacctgggcaagactaaggaaatcctgaaaacatgacatgttggtgggccttgaggactggagttggggacccctgggttaAAGAACCTAAGCAGTAGAATGCGCACAATCCAGGATCCAGGGAATATCCAGTCCAGTGTAGGCGACACCCCAATCTCTCTGTTGAGCCCTATAGATGCTACACTATTCCTCAGTCTTTTATGGTTGCCCTTATTAGTCTTGCAGACTGCAGGGCATCTGTAAATAACCATATCCTTTTTTTTATCCAAACTAGATGAAAAATAGACTTCTCAGCCTTTTCCTTTGCAAACAAGTAGGTTTGTGAAcatgccatagactataatgggtgcaTGTTCTTATAGTAAAAAAAACACTGCTAAAACACGTATGACAAGAACGGACGTCTAAATAAAACTTGTATTTTAATCATAGACATGGCTCTGAGTTGTGCAGTCAATTATTAGACTGAAAACGGGAATATCAAGAAATGAGATGCAAGTTATACTGAAACCTCTCATTTTCTGCTGGCAGATCACACCGTATGTTCAATGTGTCCGATTTCCTTTAGCAGATTTTACATAAGACACTAACTATGGGTAAATACCTGTTATTCATGTGCATTTTAGCACTAACCGATAAGGGCAGGCTTCCAATTAGTGGCTGAAATTCCGCAGCATTTCCTAGTGGGAATATGTGCTGCCTGTATACTGATCGAGCTGCCCAGGCCCCTAAGCTTCATACTGTTCAAGTTGGCTTCACAAGTACTCACCAAGCAAATTTGTGAATTTCCACCTGCTGAGTATGAATGAGAGTAACAGTAATATTTATATTCTTATTTTTGTTATTTCACACTCAGGAGATGGAGAAAGTACAAAACCCAAACTGAAGTACAAGTGTCACACAGTAAAGAAACTGAATATGACCAGAACCTTTCTGACAGAAAAGAAAGAAGGTGACGATGGAGGTAAGAATTTGGTTTTGAGTAATATGTTATGCTGTCTATTTCCCACTGTATAGAGGAATGCTCAGCCAGGATGTATTTgacttgtgtgtgtatataatccTGTAATATGGAACACAAAGTGTGCCAAATAGTCTAGATTATTGGATTATCAAAAAAATCTAGATTTGTGACAATGGAGCTGTGAGGACATCACATAACTGTATTCCTTGGTTCTCTCTGCTCAGCATCTTGTGCAGTTCAGTGCTCAGACAAAGGCTTTAGATATTTAAAATTAATTTGTATTTGCCATGGCTTTCTTATTCTTGCTGTAATTTGGTGTCCCCCTCACTAGCCCActgaaaaaaaagttatatttgtTCCTTGTTAgttctttatttaattttttttttttttttacattgttcctcTGATGTGCGTGGCCGTAATAATGGACAATTTAATTGCAGGGGGTAAGATTGAATGGTTCCAGATTAAAGATGACAGTTCAGCTAATTGGCCACAGATGATATGCAGCTTTGCCCAGGAAAATGAGGATGCGGGCGAGTCTCAAAGTGAAGAAGATGACCATGGACAGTTGGATGTATCTAATGAGGAGGCTGGACATGTAGAGCAGAGCTATTACTCAGATGGGAAGCAGAATGCGTGTGATCCTAAAATGAGACCTTCCGAATCTGAGCACCTGGACACTGAGAATGCCGACAGTAACATAATGGTATCTGAGCAAGAAAGTCATTCAGCGGCGGAAAAAGGCTCTACTCCCCAAGATGATCAGACGGCTTCAAATGATTAGATGGCGAAGCATGAAGACTTTCTAATTCACTGCACCAAAGAGGttatggttaaaggggttgtcctgtgaaAGAAAGTTACCATTTATCCAATGGTCGGGTAATAGCTTGGTGATCGGTGTAATCCGCACCAATTGACAGATCAAGGAATTCATATCTCCAATGGGGTACTTTTATCCTCATTACAAAATGGTGCGACAGGTCAGCgccgaccactgctccattcattctctatggggattCTGGAAAAGGACGAATGCAGCGCTCTGCAGCCCCCATAGGAATGAGAGGAGCTTGGGTCGAGAATGCGTGTTTCTGCTCCATTCTAATGGGGAGAAAGTGTCCAGTTCTGTTGATCGTTAGCTGTCGGACTTTCatcaatcagcaagttatcacctaatcTATGAattggtgataacttgttttcaccccACAACCTTTTCCAGTTTATGTCATAGGCAAGTGTAGTTGGACCTGTTGCATGGCAAGTTGTACCTGATCTAAGCAAAATGTGCATAGAGAAATGTGGCCCTTGTCTTCTGTTACATGGACCAATTTTAAATGCTGAGTTTTCATTTGAAATTTTGACAGTATAGACATTTAATATACAAAGTTCTTCCCTTCACATGTAGATCTATTGTTTTATTGTATCTGTCCAGCCACTCACTTCTGTGTCAGGAGATGAGCAAAGCTGGTGATGTTACGCCTCCATGTGCAGAATCAGCAGATATTGGGCACCAGTCCACTTCTAATGACTTTGACAAGTGTGTGATACATGGAGATCGCAGGACTTGTGTGCACACCTGACTTGTTCACCTCCCAATGTGGAactgacaatccctttaagttcTAGTGCAGCAACCAACACAGGAGGAGGAGAACTCAGATTCTGAGGACTTCCCAAATTGTGACTTTTAATTGCTAACAtactgtagcattttctgtgccccATGTACTTtctgtatcttttttttttctttgagaaatAGAGCCCATTTCCTCAGAAGGCGTAGAAGGTTttctttggtacaattttttttccgTCCTTTGTTCATACATCTAGATACCGAGGGTGTACAGTTGTCCAGGCTGGCTGTGTAAACCTGCAATAACCTTGACTCGCCTCTAGGTGGTGCTTCTGTACTTGTGAATTGCAGACGCATGCTAGGATTATCCGGATTCTAGTCCTTGTGATGTGACACTTCTGTCTATATTTTCCATCATTGTCAGACAGGAATGTGCACTGTTCTCTTACCCATCCATTTCTACTTCACAGGGTGGCAAATGAGCTAAAAATATAGTCCTGTTCCTTTGCGTAAACCCACATGTTGTTGACAGTGAAATGCCTTGTGTGGATGAGAGATTCTGATATTTTGTAAAATGAGTATTTTGTATATCATGATAATAAACCATTGCTTTTATGCAATATTTAATAATATTGTGCATTTCTTTTTGACCCCAGATCACCACTATATAAAGCACGTGTGTGCATCGGAGGAAGAAATCGGACCGCTCACAAAGCGCCATGTCACATTTATAAGATCTCCAGGCTTGGCAGTGCTATTGTTCACTGTGATTTGCCATCTTTGTACATTATAGACCTTTCACTGGCATTAAAACAATAGTTTAAATGtactttctcttaccccatgacggcactaacgagagagagggatccgccctcagggacaggaaacccacaggttaaaaaggcgggacctctcctccacctcagttcggtttcctgtccccgacggggatcccacagctcaccatccaggagtccagggaccatcgggccgagttcaggcagcggggggccctgccacggtctcaggtggattcctccctgaaggcgcgttccggggtcggcgggcctcgtgcatatgcgcggaggggaggcagtgaagaggagaaGACAGCCTGCCTCTTCCCCTTTCAAGGAGTCgatcggtaataggtagcggcggctacctggaggtttcctccgccggtccatgaggcgcacagggggtggtgacgccggtcaccgacaagcggcagaTCGCAGAGAGCAGCAGCGGCtgcggaagctccgtccctcctgtgagccggtaACTAATGGGCGCGCGCGCGAGGTTCAGCgtcttactgcgcaggcgcgggggtcacttccggggcggcgcagggtacctctgggtaaaccggaagttacctggcgccgctctgtcagTATATATCCGGAAggaaaggggcataccgctgctcagtgATTAccgccatgagtggaatagagcagtcggtggaagaaatttcacaggcccctgtgacaaagaatccgaaggagcgccattcgtcacggaaacctacgcagcgcagcagctcaggatccccagcgcagcagaggctctggtggat contains:
- the GTF3C6 gene encoding general transcription factor 3C polypeptide 6; the encoded protein is MASRTMPPSLHPNTAAVGECSPEEEEEEEEEQLVMVELTGIIDSDILEKCGDKCKILGINTEKPLLQVDKYVFAGEYEDALGTCVIFEEMPDQGDGESTKPKLKYKCHTVKKLNMTRTFLTEKKEGDDGGGKIEWFQIKDDSSANWPQMICSFAQENEDAGESQSEEDDHGQLDVSNEEAGHVEQSYYSDGKQNACDPKMRPSESEHLDTENADSNIMVSEQESHSAAEKGSTPQDDQTASND